In Quercus robur chromosome 11, dhQueRobu3.1, whole genome shotgun sequence, the following proteins share a genomic window:
- the LOC126707511 gene encoding subtilisin-like protease SBT1.6 yields the protein MASPILLFLFSIFLYSFPHLIQSLTADQTVQTFIIRVDSQSKPSVFPTHYHWYASEFADPPRILHTYDTVFHGFSASLTQSEADTIGKNPSVLAVFEDRRRELHTTRSPQFLGLRNQRGLWSDSDYGSDVIIGLLDTGIWPERRSFSDRNLGPVPSRWKGACQAGEKFTVQNCNRKLIGAKFFSKGHDASASVGGPMVSNGTVEYRSPRDADGHGTHTASTAAGRYVFQANMSGYASGIAKGVAPKARLAVYKVCWKNSGCFDSDILSAFDAAVKDGVDVISISIGGSDGVSSPYYLDPIAIGSYGAVSRGIFVSSSAGNGGPDVMTVTNLAPWLTTVGAGTIDRNFPAVIKLGNGKQFSGVSLYAGAPIHGKMYPLVYPGKSGVLAASLCMENSLDPNVVRGKIVICDRGSSARVAKGLEVKKAGGVGMILANGMSAGEGLVGDAHILPACSIGVNEGDLVKKYLSSTPNPTATIDFQGTLLGIKPAPIVASFSGRGLNGLDPNILKPDLIAPGVNILAAWTDAIGPSGLDSDTRRTEFSILSGTSMACPHVSGAAALLKSAHPNWSPAMIRSALMTTANVLDNRNQPMMDEANGKPSTPYGFGAGHVNLGQAMDPGLVYDITNVDYVNFLCGVGYGLKEIQIITKSVARCPRKKPLAENLNYPSIAAWFSSAKVGAISKNFLRTVTNVGEVNAVYTVKVESPKGVTIVVKPTKLAFTAAVKKLSYVVTVTTDSKNLVLDDSGAVFGSISWSDGVGKHVVRSPIVVTLLTPL from the coding sequence ATGGCTTCACCAATACtgctttttctcttctctatctttctctaCAGTTTTCCTCATCTGATCCAATCACTTACCGCCGATCAGACGGTCCAGACCTTCATCATCCGAGTGGACTCTCAATCCAAGCCGTCTGTTTTCCCCACCCATTACCACTGGTACGCGTCCGAGTTCGCCGACCCGCCCCGGATCCTCCACACGTACGACACCGTCTTCCATGGCTTCTCCGCCTCTCTCACGCAAAGCGAAGCCGATACGATCGGCAAAAACCCCTCAGTCCTCGCCGTGTTCGAGGACCGCCGTCGCGAGCTTCATACCACTCGGTCTCCTCAGTTTCTTGGCCTCAGAAACCAGCGTGGTCTCTGGTCCGATTCGGATTACGGCTCTGATGTCATTATCGGTCTTCTCGATACTGGAATCTGGCCAGAGCGACGAAGCTTTTCCGATAGGAATCTCGGTCCGGTTCCGTCTCGGTGGAAGGGAGCTTGTCAGGCCGGGGAGAAATTCACGGTTCAAAACTGTAACCGGAAGTTGATCGGAGCTAAGTTTTTCTCCAAAGGTCATGATGCTTCGGCGAGTGTTGGTGGTCCGATGGTGAGCAACGGTACGGTTGAGTACCGGTCTCCGAGAGATGCCGATGGGCATGGCACACATACCGCTTCCACCGCAGCCGGGCGGTACGTTTTTCAGGCGAACATGTCAGGTTACGCTTCTGGAATCGCTAAAGGTGTGGCTCCGAAAGCTCGTTTGGCGGTGTACAAAGTTTGCTGGAAAAATTCAGGTTGCTTCGATTCCGATATTCTCTCCGCCTTCGACGCCGCCGTTAAGGACGGCGTTGATGTAATCTCGATCTCAATCGGAGGCAGCGATGGCGTTTCGTCACCTTACTATCTCGACCCGATCGCAATCGGATCTTACGGCGCCGTTTCGCGAGGAATCTTTGTGTCCTCATCCGCCGGGAACGGTGGCCCCGACGTAATGACAGTGACAAACCTCGCTCCCTGGCTCACCACAGTCGGCGCCGGCACAATTGACCGGAATTTCCCCGCCGTTATCAAACTCGGTAACGGCAAGCAATTCTCCGGAGTATCGCTCTACGCCGGAGCTCCGATTCACGGCAAAATGTATCCTCTGGTCTATCCCGGCAAGTCAGGGGTCTTAGCTGCTTCTCTATGTATGGAAAACTCATTGGATCCAAACGTCGTCAGGGGCAAAATCGTAATTTGCGACAGAGGAAGTAGTGCGAGAGTAGCCAAAGGACTGGAGGTGAAGAAAGCCGGCGGCGTCGGAATGATACTCGCCAACGGAATGTCCGCCGGCGAAGGCTTAGTCGGCGACGCTCACATTCTTCCGGCTTGCTCAATCGGCGTCAACGAAGGCGATCTCGTCAAGAAATACCTCTCATCAACTCCGAATCCAACGGCCACGATTGATTTCCAAGGCACCTTGCTCGGAATCAAACCGGCTCCGATCGTAGCTTCGTTTTCAGGCAGAGGATTAAACGGTTTGGACCCGAACATTCTCAAACCCGACTTGATCGCGCCAGGTGTGAACATACTAGCCGCGTGGACCGACGCAATTGGCCCGTCCGGATTAGACTCCGATACCCGAAGGACCGAATTCAGCATACTCTCCGGTACTTCAATGGCTTGTCCTCATGTAAGTGGCGCAGCGGCCTTGCTTAAATCGGCTCATCCTAATTGGAGCCCCGCCATGATTCGGTCTGCATTGATGACCACCGCTAATGTCCTCGATAACCGAAACCAGCCGATGATGGATGAGGCCAATGGCAAACCGTCCACGCCGTATGGTTTCGGTGCAGGGCATGTTAATTTGGGTCAAGCTATGGATCCTGGCTTAGTTTATGATATCACCAATGTCGATTATGTCAACTTTTTGTGTGGAGTTGGATACGGTCTCAAGGAAATTCAGATCATAACTAAATCAGTTGCTAGATGTCCTAGGAAGAAGCCGTTAGCGGAAAATCTTAACTACCCGTCAATTGCGGCGTGGTTTTCGAGCGCGAAGGTTGGGGCGATCAGTAAGAATTTCCTAAGGACTGTTACTAATGTGGGTGAAGTGAATGCTGTTTACACTGTCAAAGTTGAGTCTCCGAAGGGTGTGACGATTGTCGTGAAGCCGACGAAGTTGGCTTTCACGGCTGCCGTGAAGAAGCTGAGCTATGTTGTGACCGTAACGACTGATAGCAAGAATTTAGTGCTGGATGACTCGGGTGCGGTGTTCGGGTCGATTTCTTGGTCCGATGGAGTGGGAAAGCATGTTGTTCGGAGCCCCATTGTGGTTACACTGTTAACTCCTTTGTAA